A single genomic interval of Nymphalis io chromosome 30, ilAglIoxx1.1, whole genome shotgun sequence harbors:
- the LOC126780120 gene encoding Kv channel-interacting protein 4-like — MDEDFEETGSNIWCPGSRYRPEPPEALARASHFTQHEIKLMYRGFKQECPTGVVDEEAFKNIFSQFFPLGDATQYAHYVFNTVKHKQTGKLNFEEFLDTLSRVARGSRQEKLSWVFALYDVDGDGRISRSEMLAVVRAVYELLGRAAAPPLHKAAAEDHVDRIFHLMDTNADGVVTPDELARWCARDPALLRSLDTLDTVL, encoded by the exons ATGAGGACTTTGAAGAGACCGGCTCGAATATCTGGTGTCCGGGGTCGCGGTACCGACCTGAACCGCCAGAGGCTCTGGCCAGGGCGTCCCACTTCACGCAGCACGAGATAAAACTTATGTATCGAGGATTTAAGCAG GAATGTCCGACGGGCGTGGTGGACGAGGAAGCCTTCAAGAACATCTTCTCCCAGTTCTTTCCCCTGGGGG ATGCGACACAATACGCCCATTACGTGTTCAACACGGTCAAACACAAGCAGACAGGGAAGCTAAACTTCGAG GAGTTCCTCGATACCCTCTCTCGGGTGGCGCGTGGTTCTCGCCAGGAAAAGCTTTCCTGGGTGTTCGCTCTTTACGACGTGGATGGCGATGGCCGTATCTCCCGCAGCGAGATGCTGGCTGTGGTACGAGCCGTCTACGAGCTGCTGGGCCGGGCTGCGGCTCCTCCTTTACACAAAGCAGCCGCTGAAGATCACGTGGATCGGATCTTCCAT TTGATGGACACGAACGCGGACGGCGTGGTGACCCCCGACGAGCTGGCGCGCTGGTGCGCGCGCGACCCCGCGCTGCTGCGCTCGCTGGACACGCTCGACACCGTGTTGTGA